A region of the Nerophis lumbriciformis linkage group LG13, RoL_Nlum_v2.1, whole genome shotgun sequence genome:
AATAAATACAGCCTCTTTGTTCTAAACCGATAAGGCCTCCTCcacaaaaagggagtacattatactcccgGGAGACATTCCagccttcaaggtgaaacacagAGTTTACTAACGATCATAAGGTAAAAATATACAAAGTGTAcacatggtaataataataataatagattttatttgtaaaagtactttacattgaacaaacaatctcaaagtgctacagtgcatttaaaaaacacaaaaacaaaaacaaagctaAAACAACAAATAGTAAAATcaaattaaaactagaacaacctaatagctagaactagcacacataaatctatcaaaaggcttttttaaaaagaagggtttttaagccttttttaaaagcatccacagtctatggtgccctcagggggtcagggagagcgttccacagactgggagcggcggagcagaaaggcgctttgtcctcagaggttggaggaggttagcctgtccggagcggaggtgtcgtgtggaggatttgggggtcagcagttctttgaggtagaggggggcatttccatggaggcaccgatgagttagtagggagactttgtatatatatattagctgctttaaacatgattgtggatataaaaaaaagaacactttaaaaatatatgcattctccacaacacgcacatgcatacacacaaaaTATAATTATAACCTCATTCACACTACTCATATATATCAGTCTCAAATCACCGAGATCAGTTTGATTGCTTTTAAGTTGTTCATTGCCAGGACTTTGTCAGagtaaaaacaaaagtttttaaaCCTATTGGTGGTTTGTTTATTGCTTTATCCTGTGGTTTAAGATAGTTATTACACTTTAGAAACACATTTTGCTTGTACAGTATTTCAAGGTCTCGAGAAACGTTATTGTTATACGAGCAAACATTAGAAAAAGGGACATACCACACatactgtagagcaggggtgtcaaagtcattccatggaggaaaatctatttccaattcagccggaatggtaaaatcatggcatgataacttcaaaataaagacaactcaagGTCGTGTTCCTtgttttattttggccaaaagtagaacaagcacattatgaaaacgtacaaatcacgaataatcctctggacaatacacttcaagtttgttttgattggtgcagcttcaaaaacataatgagtttagacttggtctcagtgtatctctacaaagccaggattaaactttaaatcccagtctttctgggattgaacaagaaACACATGTCAtttcttctaggtatcaaatacctcctttgtcatgtccacgtatcaatccagtgctaactcagcaaaccgtaagaaacagaggtaaaaactattcaaaagggttaagtttatacatccatccatccattttctaccgcttgtccctttcaaggtcgcggggggtgctggagcctatcatatATATTTTATCAAAAGGCCatggccccctgacacccctgtCAAAGTTTGGTTAGCCCAgagtttttttaataatgaatgagggaaaaacggaaattttagtttttggtccggccctcactgacttgggaccattgcaaaatgatgtgcgtcccaaagtcaccagccttggcctCACTATTAAcagtgattttaaacttgacaaacaagtcaatcaaaatcgtgtttttatcatcttcgtttttttagcaaaggtaaaactgtttttatcttttaacctttttgaacaagtcgtgcatgcttttatttcaagtggcctggactactgcaatgcactttattctggctttagccaaaaagctctctcccggttgcagttagtccagaacgcggcagcacgacttttaacaggggccaggaaacgcgaccatttaaccccaattcttgagagtttgcactggctccctgttcattttagaatagaTTTTTAAAATCTTgctgtttgcttttaaagctttgcatggactggcacctcattatatcccggacctcatccaaatttacactcctgcgcccGTTCTGAGGTCCgaaagccagctccagctcgtggtgcccaagaccagacttaaaaccaggggggacatggccttctctgtggtcggccctaagctctggaacactctgcccctccatgttcgaactgctgccacagttcgaacatggagtcttaagacccacttttattctctacgtgagttgtgtggtcctgatttctatttattggttttattggttttaccctttttttaatcataattatttttatattgtttttatgttgtttttatatttattttgttgttgtttttattcagtcattggtggagctaaggataatatttgaatattgtttttaatattgtgcagcactttggaaacatttttgttgtttaaatgtgctatacaaataaagtggattggattggattaagttgacttttctcgtgtttgacaaaGACATTTTtgggcaacgagggtgccaaatgacgatgtgttcaaagcagaagacataaaacggcaggttttaagtttcatgtgggtcgaggaggaggagccacagtcaccctttactgcgtttgcttgcctaacagaattgcaatTGTGACATCCAGggtacacatttagaacagcagtttctttcgttaaaaaaaaaaacttggcaaaCTCGTCAAaaaaaaacctgttcgcgggccgtacgtttgacacccctgctgtagagccATTCAATATTTAAGGGAAAAGCATGATAATATATCTGAATTAAAAAACAGTATACTGAAAAATGTGTTGTAATGGAAATTAACGAAGGTCAAACAATGgcagtgtttttgttgtgttttagtgtgttcctgccttctcctgtgttttttttttagtgattCGTCCTcagcgaggggcggaccttgtggcacacctgctcgcaattagctcGCCAGTATTTAGGCTCGTCACTTACAGCTTGACCTTGCCGGTCAATGTTTCCTGAACCCCgcacgtgcatgtgcctgcttcGCCGCGTCCGTCTTGGTACGTTGCCTTTTCTTAGTCCctctttgtgtttgtttcctagcctccttgagttAAAGAGGACTTATGCTGTGCTTAGTGCGCCCTGCTTTTTCCCcgccgaccactgaggaacctgttttgttaGTACTCATGGTGTGCGCTTCTGTCCCATCGCCTTTTGTTAACCCTTTTTGGACTTATTtaaatttttcctttttttgtattcaaccttgcctcccgtctctgcatcccggggtcacaccTTGATCAATTCATAACAGTTTATCTGCCGTTTCTAAAAACACTGCAATTAGAGGCATGATATGGTATTTTAAGTATGTTATGTTAAAAACCCTGTAAAATAATTACAACAAAAGATAAATATtgaaaatgaaaacaaacaaaaaaaaaggaaatgctTCAAATGACCATTTTGGGAAGCAAGATGGGGGTTGATACAGCTCTTCCTGCTGTTAATCTATTCTGAGTGGATCTATACTAGGCCTTGGTTCAGCAGTGGCTCTTATTGAACAATGCTGCCACCCACTGGTCAGAATCCCAAACCTCATTCAGTTGCATCTTCCAAAGCAATCACTAGAGGCCACTAAATGTCCTAAAGTTCCAGTAAGAAAAAAGggcgataggataggataggctaAAATAGGATAGGATTGTaatttgatagattgaaaattaaccccaatgagttgactgatgaacattatcacatcatttattcagaacatataaataacgacaaataaagatagaatactaatatccgtaaaaaaaagaaaaaaaaaagggcatatcacaaacaaatgaaaaaacatataattaatggacagatctgaagttgatctagatatttaagtgttaaaaagtaaaaaaaaaaaataatttaaaattatgatttactttcaacacttcaagtagaagtgttgaaaataattttagtgggattttttttcaatctgtcattgcttaaaaaaaacaatagtgaaTTCaaatcatccacccatccattcattttctaccgcttgtcccttttggggtcgcgggggtgctgaagcctatctcagctgcattcgggcggaaggcggggtacaccctggacaagtcgccaacacagatagacaacattcacactcacattcacacactagggaccatttagtgttgccaatcaacctatccccaggtgcatgtctttggaggtgggaggaagccggagtacccggagggaacccacgcagtcacggggagaacatgcaaactccacacagaaagatcccgagcctgggattgaactcaggactactcaggaccttcgtattttaaggcacatgcactaaccccctgtttcaccgtgctgtaacacagtggtaaaaatgccccaaatcaatgttgttataaacaATTGACATATTTATGGCTCGGATGACCAATTTTGtatggctttaaaaaaaacagggcATCCTCGGCAAAATGAGCGTAAAACATTTTGTTTActttatgtcatgacttggtccgaggtgtgtgcttttcctggatgcaacggaaagttggcacgggcgagacgggaatggaggtacatgatttatttatatttatcaaaaaaaaggaataaatgaaagcgcgcacagtggcggagaataaactatgaaaaacaaaaagactataaacatggaaccaaaacttactgtgacaagggacatgaagcaggatcatagaggaatggacagagcataaatgtggtgcggtatggggtgcgaggtcgtcagaaaaacaaactgaaaaacactgaacttaaatactacagacatgattaacgaaaacaggtgcgtgactcaagacgtgaaacaggtgcgtgacgtgacaggtgaaaactaatggttgctatggtgacaagacaagggagtgaaaagccagaaactaaacaaaacatgacttaaaacaaaacatgattacacaaacatgacactttACATCGAAAGataataaatgttatatatatatatatatatatatatatatatatatacagtataggcccaaagtttggacacaccttctcattcaacatgttttctttattttcatgactatttacattgtagattgtcacatcaaaactatgaatgaacacatgtggagttatgtaattaacaaaaaaaggtgaaataactgaaaacatgttttatattctggtttcttcaaaatagccaccctttgcgctgattactgctttgcacactcttggcattctctccatgagcttcaagaggtagtcacctgaaatggtttcacttcataggtgtgccttatcagggttgatcagtggaatgcagtgacgtgcagtcaggggagaaaaaaaatgtaaaaagaaaaaaaaaaaatgaaattatgtATCCAGTgactatactataaagttattttccatttaacttcaccagttttagattatttttattcaaaatcgctgaattttcacatctgccgttcaaatactgagaagagccttgcggtgagtcagcagccagttgagcctcaacatggattgcgcaatgactcggctaactgctggcctgctgtgcagtgagaccgtattgctatatgaattatattatacatttccatagtttaattagctgaggtatataatgtacagtgtattttgtcaacaactgtagtgtgtaacgtatttcttgtgctgagcaatcataaaactgctgcgaagacgcactgtgtgaggctcgcagtaatcccgcctcctggtggtagagggcgctagtgatcccagagatcattcttgcgactactcggctgcagaagaagtgacaacaagcagcaacagttagcagcgatcgtttattttttcctctcgcctggacttttaacatggaggattacatatctgaaataaaacagttttctaaactggattttctatcgaagcaggaggtaataattaaaggaagatctccatcgagacagagagacttttaaaactgaagaaagataaggaagacttctataaacaagttatcgatgcttttgttcaaaaggagcggcgcatggacttcatttataagtaaaggtaagaccatgataacgttttttttattaaatgtgcttttttgtgtgctacagtttgtatgtgttaagttaaaataccaatgattgtcacacacacactaggtgtggtggaatttgtcctctgcatttgacccgtccccttgatcaccccctgggaggtgaggggagcagtgggcagcagcggtgccgcgcccgggaatcatttttggtgatttaacccccaattccaacccttgatgctgagtgctaagcagggaagaatgctggtatgagcttttaaacataacccgttaactgctgccaatcaaatggtgaataagatactctttagggttcatatgtttgtaaatctgactgtgatgaagtcagtgcctcaccagccatgaacctcaccgcacgtcactggtggaaTATCTTGCTGGtgttttttcacatttttgtgGCTAAAACCCTCCCGAGTCACCAGGACCACACTTgaagggataaaaaaaaaatctatattatgtatatgtattggttttggaaaattaaaaatatcaaaaaggaGCATGCTCtaaagtggaaaaagtttggacaccctgaaTGATTTAAAGCGGGggccagcaacccgcggctctcgagccgcatgtggctctttagtgccgccctagtggctccctggagcatttttaaaaaaggattgaaaatggaaaaaaaaaaaattgtattttagtatttttttgtgttaggagaaacatgacacaaaccttcccaattgttagaaagcccactgtttaatatgtttgtgtgtatgcttcactgatgagagtatttggtgaacatcgttttgtcctactaatttcggcggttcttgaactcaccatagtgtggactgtgacgcaacagtttgtttacatgtaaaatcttccactccttctttgtctcgttttgtccaccaaacgatttatgctgtgcgtgtatgcacaaaggtgagctttgttgaagttattgacttgttggagtgctaatcagtcatatttggtcactgcatgactgcaagctaatcaatgctaacatgctatttaggctagctgtatgtacatactgcatcattatgcctcgtgttacttgtgtcctctgtgtatttagttcatttgtccatgtttcatgacatattatctgtatgtaatattgactgcatttcagatagttgtattttttcccatgttgttccagaccacagcaaatgttacctagcttgccaaagattgtcataaatctattaaaagaagacagcctgccgtttccttaaacttggacacacacatctatactgttggccattaaaagccagtagttTCCAGGAGTTATTTCACCTTCTGAGTAGTTATTAGTAGTAATGGTTTCTAGTGTTGTAAAAATGcgtataataaatattaattttcaacatttctgtcaacgaagatttgcttcagcctgcgacacatcagcattttgatagtaggctattatagctaatatagacacttacgtcatgtgttgccttcattataagacttttatatgacttttaaaatcattttgatagtaggctaatgtagctaatatagacacttacgtcatgtgttgccttcattataagacttttatatgacttttaaagtcattttgatagtaggctgttatagctaatttagacacttatgtcatatgttgccttcattataagacttttatatgacttttaaaatcattttgataataggctattatagctaatatagacacttacgtcatgtgttgccttcattataagacttttatatgacttttaaagtcattttgatagtaggctgttatagctcatttagacacttatgtcatgttgccttcattatcagacttatatatgacttttaaagtcattttgatagtaggctattatagctaatatagacacttatttcatgtgttgccttcattataagacttatatacgacttttaaagtcattttgatggtaggctattatagctaatatagacacttacttcatgtgttgccttcattataagatttatgtatgacttttaaagtcattttgatagtaggctattatagctaatttaGGGACTtatatcatatgttgccttcattatcagacttgtatacgacttttaaagtcattttgattgtgggctattatagctaatatagacacttacatcatgtgttgccttcattataagacatatatgacttttaaagtcattttgatagtaggctattatagctaatatagacacttacgtcatgtgttgccttcattataacactgtatgtacgacttttaaagtcattttgataataggctattatagctaatatagacacttacgtcatgtgttgcctacattataagacttatgtatgacttttaaagtcattttgatagtaggctattatagctaatttaGAGACTTatgtcatatgttgccttcattatcagacttatataagacttttaaagtcattttgatagtaggctattatagctaatatagacacttacttcatgtgttaccttttattataagacttatatatgacttttaaagtcattttgatagtaggctattatagctaatatagacacttacgtcatgtgttgccttcattataactcttatatacgacttttaaagtcattttgatagtagactattatagctaatatagacacttacttcatatgttgccttcattataagacttatatatgacttttaaagtcattttgatagcaggctattatagctaatatagacacttacttcatgtgttgccttcattataagacttatgtatgacttttaaagtcattttgatagcaggctattatagctaatatagacacttacgtcatgtgttgccttcattataagacttatatacgacttgtaaagtcattttgatagtaggctattatagctaatatagacacatactccatgtgttgcctttattataagacttatatacgacttttaaagtcattttgatagaaggctattatagctaatatagacacatactccatgtgttgcctttattataagacttatatacgacttttaaagtcattttgatagtaggctattatagctaatatagacacatactccatgcgttgccttcattataagacttatatacaacTTTTGATTTTTTGTGGctacagacagatttgttttttgtatttttggtccaatgtggctctttcaacgttttgggttgccgacccctgctttcaAGTGTGGGCACCAAGTTCTCCATGTGAGTCCATGCGGTGGTCAGACCACATGGGGGCGCTGTTGCAGTGTCCTCCTTCCACTCCAGCTGCCTATTAAAGCCCGGGCAGAGTCTGCAGGACTGGAGTCTCTCCCTCTCCTGGTCCATTGTGCTCCCACACTGCGAGGAGGACACAAGGAGATGCAGGAGACCATCTGGGTGAACTTCTTCCACTCTTCGCCTCCTCTTGATGACAGTCTGTGCGCCTTTGGACCTGCCACTTAACAATTCCGGCCCCCTCGtctccctccaaaaaaaaaagtggagaTGAACACCACGGGGTTCAACCACACGGACGGGACCTTGTTCAACCGGACGGAGGGGATGCTGTGCTGCAACCTGTCGTCGGTGGTGACGGACGAAGGCTTGGTGGCAGCATCACCGGATGAGAGGAGTCTCTTCATCATGAGGGTGGTCCAGATCGCCGTCATGTGCGTGCTGTCCCTCACGGTGGTCTTCGGCATCTTCTTCTTGGGATGCAACCTCCTCATCAAGTCTGAGGGCATGATCAACTTCTTGGTGACGGACAGGAGACCCTCCAAAGAGGCCGAGGCTGTGATTGTTGGAGCCTACTGAGCTGCTGTGGATGACACCAGGgggtcttttcttcttcttcttcttcttcttcttctttaaaaTGCCAACAGGGTCTGTTGGTTTCTACAGTATTGATTGACAGTTGTGACGTCACTAGTTTGTGTTGTCATCATTTGATATGTTGGTGGCAAAGCAGTCATGTAAATATGTGCTGTGTGTGTTTTTTGCATACACTCTTCACACCTGGCCAGTAAGAAGCCAACATGCTTTGCACAATTGGAGTTAATTGACCTTGTGATTAAAGATTCCCCTCCTAATTATGGTCTATGTTTGTATATGAATTAAGCATGTTTGCTCATTCTGTCAATCAGATTCAAGGGGAAATAAGTAAAACTCGATCTGTTTTATTTTTCCATTATGCACAGAAAGGCTGGGTTTATTCTGCATTTGAAAAGGGagggttttgttgttgttttatagaTTAATACTTCCATTTAATAACATGTTGCAAATTTCATAAGTATTTTAATTTTAGGGGgaaaataatgcatgttttgtgtatttttcatataaaaaaactaagatttttgtTAATGTTGTTTTACAAAAAGAGTTAAGTTTGAAATAAGTAAAAGCAGAAGTGTTGAAacaaattttagtgggattttttttttcagtctgtCATTGCTTGAAAAAAATAGTGAATTAAATCCAATGTTATAAACAATTGACCTAATTCTGGCTCAAATTAccaattttgtattgttttcttttctttttttaaaaaaaaacagggttttctttgacaaaaagagcgtaaaacattttgtttattataaatatatatatatatacagaacaggccaaaagtttggacccaACTTCTTGCACAGGAAGGCTGGGTTTATTCTGCATTTGAAAAAggagtttgttttgttgtcttttacaGATTAATACTTCCATGTAATAAAATATTGCAGATTTCATAAGTGTTTTAATTTTAGGGGggaaataatgcatgttttgtgtgttttacatttaagtttttttgttagttttttttacaaaaagggcatatcacaaacaaatttaaaaaaaacatttaattaatgcacggatctgaagttgatctaaagatctaagtgtcaaaaagtaaaaaaaataattaaaaaacgtaAAAGTAGAAGTGTTGAAaccaattttagtgggatttttttttttatctgtcattgcttaaaaaacaatagtgaattaaaatcaatgttataaacaATTGACCCATTTATGGCTCGAATTACtaattttgtgttgttttgagaaaaaaaacagggttttcttcaaCATACTTTATATTGAACGATAATaaatgttatgtatatatatatatatatatatatatatatatatgtatatacagtacaggccaaaagtttggacacatactTTTGCACAGGAAGGCAGGGTTCATTCTGCATTCGGAAaaggagttgttgttttttttgtcttttatagATTAATACTTCCATTTaataaaatattgcagtattttaatTTTAGGGGggaaataatgcatgttttgtgtgaTTTCCATATAAAAAGAACTAcggggtttttttgggtttttttacaaaaagggcatatcacaaacaaaaacaaaaaacatacataatTATTGGACAAATCTGAATTTGATCTAGACATTTGagtgttaagtaaaaaaaaaaaaaaagtttttaaatagtAAAAGTAGAAGTGTTGAAaccaattttagtgggatttttttttttttcaatctgtcattgcttaaaaaatagtGAATTAAAACCAATGTTATAAACAGTTGACCTAATTCTGGCTCAAATTAccaattttgtattgttttttttaaaagaaaaccaGGGTTTtcttggacatatatatatatatatatatatatatatatatatacagaacaggccaaaagtttggaaacaACTTCTTGCACAGGAAGGCTGGGTTTATTCTGCATTTGAaaaaggagggtttttttttgtgttttatggaTTAATACTTCCATCTAATAAAATATTGCAGATTTCATAAGTGTTTTAATTTTAGGGggaaataatgcatgttttgtgtattttccatataagttgttttgtttttttgtttgtttattttacaaaaagggcatatcaccaacaaattaaaaaaaaaaaacatataattaatggacagatctgaagttgatctaaagatccaagtgtcaaaaagtattaaaaaaaaaaaaaaaaaaggtaaaattagAAGTGTTGAAACCAATTTTAGTGGGGGGTTTTTTTCaatctgtcattgcttaaaaacaatagtgaattaaaatcaatgttataaacaattgacctatttatggctcaaattacacattttgtattgtttaaaaaaaacgagTTTTCTTCGACAAAAAGAGCGAAAAACATTTTGTTTACTTTATATTGAACGATAATAAatgacatatacatatgtgtgtgtgtgtaaatatatatatatatatatatatatatatataaatatatatatatatatatatatgtgtgtacacagtacaggtcaaaagtttagacaccttcTTGCACAGAAAGGCTGGGTTTATTCTGCATTTGAAaaaggagggaggtttttttgtctTTTATAGATTAATACTGCCTTTTcataatatattgcatatttcatattttaaagcatattctacaaattAAGTATTTTCTATCCCCCAAATTACTAAATAAAacccacaaaaaaacaaaagagcaaacaggtaaactgtaacgagaaaaagttgcaacgtTGACTCTGATaacacaaagttgttgttttttccttaaagctgtcattgctcaaaatgttggtatggatggattatttgtgtgttttccatatttaaaaaactaagtttctggggttatcacaaacaaatacaaaaacatataattaatggacagatctgaagttgatctagatatttaagtgttaaaaagtaaaaaacaaaaaaaataaaagcatgatttttttttcttcaaactgtcattacttaaaaaaaacaataatgaatcaaaatcaatgttgttataaacaATTGACCTATTCGGGGCTCCAATtactatatttgtattgtttaaaaaaaaaacaacggggTTTTCTTCGACAAAAAGAACGTAAAACATTTTGTTTACTTTATGAAAATACTTATACTTATGAAATCTGCAATATTTTATTAAatggaattatttttttaaaaacaatacaaaatgagTAATTTGAGCCATAAATAGTATATTATATGAgcagaattaaaataaaaaactatcTGAAGTGtccaaaataataatattgcatAAGGCAGACGTAACATTTTAATTAAGTTATTTAATTCTAATGTGATTCATTTAGACCTTGTCGGCCCAAAAATGAATAaagaagcacattctgaaaatgcacatgtcacaaataatcctcttgacaaaacacttcaagttagttgaaaattctgaggacaaaaatgctgcagtttcaaaaacaccatgaagaacacaataaactttgacttaatctcagtgtatctacaaagcaattaaacttgaagtcacagcccatctaggattgaacaaaaaacaaaataaagcataaataaaaactcttctatgtGTCAACTACCTCGTTTGTCAtttccactgttcactttctttaaatttgcacagaagacaatcattttcacagaactatatcaatgtgcagtgtcccatgcagcattttaagtggtcTTACCaagtgtttattttactcctgtttgttttacgttgggtcgaGGTTGGAAGAGTTGCAGCcccgctttactgtgtac
Encoded here:
- the LOC133613226 gene encoding protein reprimo B-like, with product MNTTGFNHTDGTLFNRTEGMLCCNLSSVVTDEGLVAASPDERSLFIMRVVQIAVMCVLSLTVVFGIFFLGCNLLIKSEGMINFLVTDRRPSKEAEAVIVGAY